The genomic interval TGAAACACAAAACCTTGATTGAAACCGACTGGGAAAAAGAGACAAAACTCCTCATTTTTCCTGGAGGGCGAGACATCCCTTACGACCGCGCTCTTAAGGGAAAAGGAACGGCCAAGATCCGCCGCTTTGTCGAAGAGGGGGGCGCCTATTTAGGGATTTGCGCAGGGGCTTACTTTGGAGCGGGGGAGGTGATCTTTGAAAAAGGGACCGCCCTCGAGGTCCATGAAGAAAGGGACCTGGCTTTTTTCCCCGGAAGCGCCGTGGGAACGATCTACCCTGACCGCTCTTTTTCTTACGATAGCGAAGCAGGCGCCCGCACTGCAAAAGTCTCCTTTGAAGGAGAGATTTTTGATGTCTACTATAATGGGGGATGCACCTTTCATCATACCGAACAATACCCAAACACCACCGTTTTAGCCCGCTATGCGAATGCGGATGACCAACCTGCCGTGATCCATTGCAAAGTGGGGAAAGGAAATATTCTCCTTTCCGGTGTGCATATCGAAACAGAAAAAGTGTTAGCAGAAAAGCTGCTTAAGGAGCTTTTCTGAAGCGGAGCCACGCTCCACCCAGCCCTGCAGCAAAAAGTGCTTTTGCACCCGCAAGAGGGAGGAAGGGAACCACTCCGACCATGATACTTTGCTTCAAAGAGAGGAACTGCATCAGCCCGAATATCCCAAGGGTATAGATAATGGCCTGTCCCACAAAAATGCTCGCTACAATCCACAAAGAAGAGGGGCGCTCTTTTATCTGGACCATTTTTCCAATGACAAAGGCTGCAATCGGAAAGGCTACTAAGTAACCAACTGTTGGAAGGGCAAGCCAAGAGGTAATGATTGCCCCTCCTGGAAGAACGGGAAGACCAAGCGTTGCCAGTACCAAATAAAGGAGGGTCGAATAGGAAGCTTTTTTACCACCCTGCATTACTGCTAAAGCAAAAATGCCTAACGTCTGCATCGTCATTGGCACGGGATATAAGGGGATCGTGATCTGCGCACACGCTGCTAAAAATAGAGCCCCTAGAAGGACCTTTGTTGCAGTGTTTATTTTAATGTTGGTGAGTCTTGCTAAAGCTTCCATAAATTCTCCTTGTGGGAGCCCATTATCTTATTTTTGATCTTTTTGAGCAACACTTCCGATCAAGTCGTAACCCACAGCATCTGTGATTTTAATTTGATACCGCTTGCCAAAGGCATCGATCCCTGAGGGATCATTGATGATCACCTCTCCGTCGATTTCAGGACACTGCCCCCGGTGGCGTCCCCTTAAGAGAAGGGGAGAGTCGGGGTGGTGCCCCTCAACAACGACCTCGAGCGTTTGCCCTATTTTTTTCTTTAGTAAGCGGTTTGCCACCTTTTGCTGCACCTTTGCAAGGCGCTTTTGCCGTTTTGCCTTCACAACATCTGGGATCTGATCGGGTAATTCTGCCGCACGACTCCCCGGCTCTTTCGAATACTCAAAGATCCCCACATTATCGATCGGATACTTCTCGACAAAGTCGACAAGTTCTCTAAAGTGCTTTTCGGTTTCCCCGGGGAAGCCAACGATGAGGCTTGTCCGGATCGTGATGTCAGGAATTTCCTTTCTTAGAAGGGTAAGTGACTCAATAATTGCCTCTTTTGAGGTGGCTCGATGCATCGCTTTTAAAACATCATTGTTAACATGTTGAATCGGCATATCGAGATAGGGACAAATCCGCGTATCACTTTTCATCAATGCAATCAGTTCAGAGGTAATTTCATCGGGATAAAGATAAAGGAGGCGGAGCCAAAAGTCTCCCTCTTCTTGAAGGAGAGTTTCGAGAACTTTCACCAACCCGTGAGACCGCTTATAGCCTTGATCCTTTCCCCAATCTCCTAGATCTTGAGCGATCAAAATGATCTCATGGATCCCTTGCGCCCGAAGGGTACGGAACTCTTTTATGATCTGCTCGAGTGACTTGCTTCGAAGAGGTCCTTTAATCTGTGGGATGATGCAGTAAGCACATCGCTTTTTGCATCATTCAGCAATTTTCAAATACGCATAGTGGGAAGGGGTAGAGATAGTCCGAGGAACTTCCCCCGCTTCTAAGTAACTCCGTGCTGAAGTAATGGCGCTCCCCTGCTCTTTGGCCTGGATCGCTCCCAAGATCCCTTCGACGTCGCCTGAGCCCAGCAAGTAGTCCACTTGAGGAAAGTGCTCTCGAATGACCTTATCATGGGTCTGGACCATACAACCGGTGACAATCACCTTTGCCCCTTCTTTCTTTTGGGCTTCGAGTTCTCCAATCGTTGCCAATGACTCTTCACGCGCTGCTTCCAAAAAACCGCAGGTGTTAACGATGAGGTAGTCGGCCTCCTCAAGGGTATCGCTGGGTTCATAACCCGCTTTGAGCAAGATACCGAGCATCACCTCGGTGTCGACCCGGTTGCGGGGACACCCAAGACTGACAAAGAAAAGTTTGTTTCCTCCATGACGAAAAGTAGGAGGGGCTTCCTCAACCACTTTGGCGGGAGTTTCTTCAGGGTAAAGCTTCAACATAAGGGATGATTATGCCCTTATTCCACCTATTCCGACAAGGTCTGAATATCTTCTGCAACTTTTTTTTGATTTTCGGGGCTCGGATCGTTGATGAAGTTGGCATAGTCAGTATTAAGCTTTTCTTCATCTTTGATCTTCCTCTCTTTGAGCGCCGCTGAAGCACTTTCGTTCATCACGCCCAGTGCTTCATCCATCACCTTTTTCAATTGCTCTTTCTTATGAAACTCTACATTAGGCTTCGTGTATTCTTCGAAAGATTTGTGAAAAAGATCGAGACCCTTTTTGTAATCATCTTGATACCGCTCGATCTCATCTTTAGAATGGTGTCCTCCCCCTTGTACGCCTTCAATACCAGCCATCATTTTTCTCCTTCCTATTTTTTTCTTTACCTTGTAAGATGCTTTTTAGTCTAATGAATAGGAAGTAAGATGTTGAAAACGGTTTTTGTATTTCTTTTAGCTTGTAGTTGCTTAGTAGCACTTGAAAAAGGGCAGCCACAGAAAATTCCAAAGACCCCTCCCCCTATCGAAAAGGTGGACCGCGATTTAGCCCAGGCGCAAGCTGACTTTGAAATTGCTCGAAAGATGTTTAACCCTTGGTATGCGGGTCCTCTCCTCACCCCTTCTGCTCATAACGTTCCCCCTGGACAATTTGTCGTCCAACCCTATTTATTTGTCACCAATACCTTTGCCCTTTTTAATGAAAACCGGCGGTCGGTCAATATTTCCGACATCTGGACCGTTAATCCTCTTGTCCTATTCCAAATGGGTTGTCTCTCTTGGCTCGACTTTACCGTGACCGTTCAGGGAATTTATAACAATCAATCGGGACAAGATACATTTTATTGGGGAGATACAGAAGTCGAGTGGGGCTTTCAGCTGATGGAAGAATCCCCCTATAAACCTGCAGTTCGGATGACACTCACAGAAACATTGCCGACAGGGCGGTATGAAAAACTCAACCCCCGAAAAAATGGGATCGATGCAACAGGGGAAGGGACCTACCTCACTAACTTTTCTCTCAACGTTTCGAAAGTCTTTTGGTGGGTCACAACCCACCCCTTTGCTTGGCGCCTTTCCCTTAACTATGGTATTCCAACAACCGTGCAGGTGCAAGGCTTTAATGCCTATGGGGGCGGCTATAAAACGCGGGGGAGTGTCCGCCCTGGAAACCTCATTCAAATCGACACCTCGGTCGAGCTCAGCTTCACCCAGAGATGGGTTCTAGCGATAGATCTTGCCTATACCTACCAAAACCATAGCACGTTTGCAGGACACAAAGGGAAAACAGCAAATGGGCAAACCGCATCGGTGGGCCTTCCCTCTAACGATCAGTTTAGCTGCGCTCCTGCCATCGAATATAACCCCTCCGATCGGATGGGCTTCCTTGCTGGAGTCTGGTTCACCATTACAGGAAGAAACTCGAGCGATTTTATCTCAGGCGTCTTATCGATGTACTATAACTGGTAGATATTACCGAAAAAGTGCTCGATGGCATGACGAGCATGTTTGGGTATAGGATCGTTAGCGGTCGGCACTGTAAATGCATGCATCGTCCCACCATAAACATGGACCTGCCAATCAGCGCCTGCTTCACTCATCTCTTTTTCAAAAGCAAGGACTTGGTCAGGGGGAACCACTGGATCGTCATGGCCATGAAGAGCCAAGATTTTTGCCCGTGGCTTTGAGGGATAGTTAGGAGGATTTAGAAGACCATGGATACTGACCACTCCTTGCAAATCGGCGCCGCTGCGGGCAAGATCCAGAGCGCAAAGTCCCCCAAAGCAAAGCCCAATCGCCCCCATCTGCTTCGGATTAAGCTCCTTTTTAACCGCTGCAACAGCCACCTCCATCCGACTCAGAGAAAAACTCCCTTCCCATACATATCAAGAGCAATGCCGGTATAACCAAGCTCTGAGAGCCACTTCGCCTTTTCCAAAACAAAGTCATCCCGCCCGCGCCAGGCATGAAAGATCAAGATGGCCGGTCTCTTGCCAATAGCCGCTGCTTCAAGGGAGGCTCCGTTATGTTCATATTCAAAGTAGTCCATAAGAAGGATTAAAACATTTGTTGAAAAAAAAGGGAACACAATTGAAAATGGCGGGTATGAAAATCATCTTTCTTCTCCTAGTTTCATGGACTCTTTTTGGAAAGGAGCTCCATCCCATCACAAAGGTTAACCAGTGGTGCAAAAAGGAAAAAGAGTGGACAGAAGGGCAATTTCTTCAGAAGGCAACCCTTGCAACGGTCACCGCCCAAGGACATCCCCACGTTGAAAGTGTTGATATTGTCCACTTTGATAAAAAAGAAGGTCCCCTCTTTTTTATCGGACGTGACCTCTCTTTGCATCCTCATGCCGCTCTCCACCTCCCCCTTCCTCGGACCCACCGCACTGTGTCGATCAAAGGAACGCTGCATCCCATTGCGATGGCTGAACGGGAAAAGAGGTGGAGCCAACTCCCCCTCTATAAAAAGCGTCTTTTCCTCCCCGAAAAAGCCTCTCCTAAAGGGGCCTTAATGCCTGTAACTTTTATCGGTTACCGGGTCATTCCACACACAATAACTTTCTCCGAAAACCCTCCCCGCTCTCTTCCTAATCAAGAGGTTATCACTCTCAATTGAATTAGAGGTTATCAATAATCCTCTAATCGGTATAGTGAGGCTATGGCTGGGAACAAGAAGATATTGCTTACAGGAGCCCGCTCCCTATTTACCCTTGACTTAGGAGCTGGGCAAAAATAACTTATACATTTCTGCAACCATAACATCTTCATCTGCTTTGTTGCAACTCCTTGAAAGCTAATAACCTCAGCTTTAGGTTTAT from Candidatus Neptunochlamydia vexilliferae carries:
- a CDS encoding BPL-N domain-containing protein encodes the protein MILVYADEGVGPRSLKETCHLFPSVKRVKHKTLIETDWEKETKLLIFPGGRDIPYDRALKGKGTAKIRRFVEEGGAYLGICAGAYFGAGEVIFEKGTALEVHEERDLAFFPGSAVGTIYPDRSFSYDSEAGARTAKVSFEGEIFDVYYNGGCTFHHTEQYPNTTVLARYANADDQPAVIHCKVGKGNILLSGVHIETEKVLAEKLLKELF
- a CDS encoding biotin transporter BioY, whose product is MEALARLTNIKINTATKVLLGALFLAACAQITIPLYPVPMTMQTLGIFALAVMQGGKKASYSTLLYLVLATLGLPVLPGGAIITSWLALPTVGYLVAFPIAAFVIGKMVQIKERPSSLWIVASIFVGQAIIYTLGIFGLMQFLSLKQSIMVGVVPFLPLAGAKALFAAGLGGAWLRFRKAP
- a CDS encoding pyridoxamine 5'-phosphate oxidase family protein, with the translated sequence MKIIFLLLVSWTLFGKELHPITKVNQWCKKEKEWTEGQFLQKATLATVTAQGHPHVESVDIVHFDKKEGPLFFIGRDLSLHPHAALHLPLPRTHRTVSIKGTLHPIAMAEREKRWSQLPLYKKRLFLPEKASPKGALMPVTFIGYRVIPHTITFSENPPRSLPNQEVITLN